Within Crassostrea angulata isolate pt1a10 chromosome 2, ASM2561291v2, whole genome shotgun sequence, the genomic segment CGAGGATTTTTACCGAGCAATGAGACGTTTTTGCGACGCTTCCCAAGTATTCTATAAGGAAGACCGATATCCATTTTATTCTCCAACAGAAGATCATATCGACGAACTTCTTTTGCTAGATTTCATTCCAATGGAATTTTATCGATGCCTAGCCTGGGATCGTTTTTTCTGCGAGGATATGCTGGAAGAAATGAGACAAGAGAACTAAGACAATGGGAGAGAAATCGAATCTTAGTGCACAGAAGATCATATTGATGAACTTCTTAACAATGGGAGAGTGTATAAATTATGAAATCAAATCTTAGTGTACATAACTCTCTGCATAATAACCATACCTTTCTATGACAGTGGATTTTAGATTGACTATATGTTATTATACTCTAGGTACTTAAACCTTGATACCTTATCTTTgactgtaatttttaaaaaattatacactgttgcaatttttacaaatatatgtatCGACAACCTACAACGTGATGTTTTCTTAATATTGAAGTTTTCAACACTTGACCAACGATTAACggttttataatatataatactcAGTTTAATCCATTGATCAGAGATAGATTATGTACTGTAGATCCCTATTATTAATCGCTCCAAGCattttggaaaatttaaaaGTGACTTCACACTTTACCTGaggattattttgaaaattgaatgcAAGATCAGTATCTTAAATATTTAGTTTTAAGCATCGATACTGAGTATTgagacatttttcaaaaaaaagaaaaagaaaaaaaaaagattgactataaatttattaaatatcaatcacaatattcaagtttttttttaaatgttgataataaatttatacaagagaaatttggaaataatgaaatgttttattcacAACCAGTATATTAACTTTGATTTCTTTAGTCGGCAGTTGTTAAAAGTTAAGCACctcaatacatgtttaaaaaacacacattttattggtaagaagaagaaaaaaatactagtattaggtagtaaattatttaaaaaacctgagtatttccaataaaaaaaatataacttcaaTAATTTATGAATGACTGAATGTAAGtacaaattgttttttcatAAAGTAACACATTTCTcacataaaaatacaaaaaaacctcAGACTTTGTAAAGAAACTCtaaattattgaatatatacatgctgatttttttttaatcacaaacTTCAAGTGtacacaagaaaaaaatatcacataccTTTAATGTTAATACAGAAAAAACCTGAGTGTTGTTTAACGTGATAAGTAAATGGGAATGTATGAAGTATGAAATGGGAATGCATAAAGTATGAATTAATCAAACACTTTCATTAgtataatttgaaataatttgtaGAATGACAAGATTGAGTAAATAGATATGATAATTCAAAAGTAAAAGTTGTACACATTGAGCCAATATAactacatatttaaaaaaaaaaatgctcacTATAAACTTGTCACATATTAAAGTCAATCTAgctacattttttaacaaaaggaTCAACAGAAGAACTATAGTAAAGATTTAAACTACAAATTACAAGTATACACACaaactgagaaaaaaataacatgccttttttatatacagaaaaaaCCTGAGTGTAATTTGACAGTAAAtgataggtaaaaaaaaaaaataggaataacaacaatttgtaaaataattttaaaaaaatcacagtttctTATGACCTAAGTCCTGCTTAGCATGACTAGTAAATGAGTAaagcagaaatatttgaaatatgacaCATATGAATTACATCTTGTTAATTTGGGAAAATGTAGAAAACaggaaatattgtaaaaaaaaaaatacaaggtaAAAGTATAGGCAAGCATAAGCATTAGGCATTTGTAGTTTGTGTATAATAACACTGAACCAGTCTAactacaattaaaacaaaacaccatTCTTTGGTGAACTTGtgtcataaaaatattacaactaCTTTTACCCTCAAAAAAGCACCAGCTgtaaaaaatagttaaaatccattcaaactacatttttaaaaaaaattccaaaaatttctGAACATTATTAGAAGTATTTGAAGCAACTTATTTTTACATGATTAATTAAAGATTCAATTTTTCGGGAGTGCTTGTTTTTCGTGAAGATCTGCGGAGTGGTTGTTGTAGGTCAGTTCTTCGGTCAGGTTGTGTTCTTCGGTTAGGTTGCGGATTTTGTTGTGGATCGGGTCTGGGGTTAGGTTGTTGTCCGTTTTGACGAAGGTAATGTTGAAGTCTGTTTCGAAggattaaaataattacaatgCATTGGAAAATCTGGATGCTTGTTTCCTTAAACAAATCCGTAATATTTTTACTTTCATGTAGGAGGtctacaaaatatcaaatatacaaaatattaaatatacatacattcAAAGGTTGAACAGATCTGCTCGATCAAATAAAACATTGCTGCCACATGGGCAGCAATTACTGCACATTGTGTGTAGGGTTCTTTTTCTTCTATATATAGTGAATATTGCCATCATCAGAAGAATTACTGAAATAAAAGAgtgttccttttttttaaaaaatttagtcGTACTCAAAAGCAATATACCAATTTAAGCAGCATGGTCTTTTGGAACTTCTTGCATAggtaaattatgaaataactccCTTCTACGATGGTTCATATACTTTCGTACAAGATGCATGAAAATCAGAATGAAGACCATCAGAACAACTGTAAATTGAGGGAATAGTATATAGAAATATGTATATTATGGAAAGAGAGatacaaaattattgaaaaatgagAAAACCAAATACCTATCACCACTCCAAAGATGTACACGAGCACTTGCCAAGGGGTGGAGGTGGAATCCGAGGTCTGTGTGCCGGTGGGGGTTGAAGTCGAGGTCTGTGTGCTGGTGGGGGTTGAAGTCGAGGTCTGTGTGCCGGTGGGGGTGAAATCCGAGGTCTGTGTGCCGGTGGGGGTGAAATCCGAGGTCTGTGTGCCAGTGGGGGTGAAATCCGAGGTCTGTGTGCCAGTGGGGGTGAAATCCGAGGTCTGTGTGctggtgggggtgggggtggaagTCGAAGTCTCCtatatcaaaaaaaataatattaataaactAACATAAGCGAAAAATAGGTATAATGATTGTACTTTGAAGCTGATCAAATTTGATGATTGAAATTCATAATGTCAATATTTCCGACCGTAGAATAAAACGTTTGGTAAAAATTACAACCACCTAAATAAACTACGATATGCATACGTGTTGTTAGAATTACTAAATATAAGATAATAGGATTGAAGCATGTGATCTGTATCACAGTatgtactagtacatgtatgatgtaaGAAGGGGGGCGGGGAGAGGTCAACGTCGacaattgttatatttttccCAGTTTACAGGACCATACAGAGCTTACTTACACATCTTTGTTTGGTGATGTATACCGAAACTGTACGTGGGACGATTATTGCCGAACAAGCAATATCACCATCTTTTACTTCGACTTTCATCAGGCTACCTTTCATCTGTAGTGGTACGATCAGCAATGCTCCTATGGTCATATAATTCATCGTCAAGATTTCTTGGTGCAGAGGAGTGCTGACTATGTAGTTCCCTTTTCCTTTCCACCGACAAACAAAAGTGTTACGTAAAG encodes:
- the LOC128171026 gene encoding uncharacterized protein LOC128171026 isoform X1 translates to MAGNIASFMCLLTLLAFCAGFEINSQECDPLRNTFVCRWKGKGNYIVSTPLHQEILTMNYMTIGALLIVPLQMKGSLMKVEVKDGDIACSAIIVPRTVSVYITKQRCETSTSTPTPTSTQTSDFTPTGTQTSDFTPTGTQTSDFTPTGTQTSDFTPTGTQTSTSTPTSTQTSTSTPTGTQTSDSTSTPWQVLVYIFGVVIDLLHESKNITDLFKETSIQIFQCIVIILILRNRLQHYLRQNGQQPNPRPDPQQNPQPNRRTQPDRRTDLQQPLRRSSRKTSTPEKLNL
- the LOC128171026 gene encoding uncharacterized protein LOC128171026 isoform X2 produces the protein MAGNIASFMCLLTLLAFCAGFEINSQECDPLRNTFVCRWKGKGNYIVSTPLHQEILTMNYMTIGALLIVPLQMKGSLMKVEVKDGDIACSAIIVPRTVSVYITKQRCETSTSTPTPTSTQTSDFTPTGTQTSDFTPTGTQTSDFTPTGTQTSDFTPTGTQTSTSTPTSTQTSTSTPTGTQTSDSTSTPWQVLVYIFGVVIVILLMMAIFTIYRRKRTLHTMCSNCCPCGSNVLFDRADLFNL
- the LOC128171026 gene encoding mucin-22-like isoform X3, which encodes MAGNIASFMCLLTLLAFCAGFEINSQECDPLRNTFVCRWKGKGNYIVSTPLHQEILTMNYMTIGALLIVPLQMKGSLMKVEVKDGDIACSAIIVPRTVSVYITKQRCETSTSTPTPTSTQTSDFTPTGTQTSDFTPTGTQTSDFTPTGTQTSDFTPTGTQTSTSTPTSTQTSTSTPTGTQTSDSTSTPWQVLVYIFGVVIVVLMVFILIFMHLVRKYMNHRRRELFHNLPMQEVPKDHAA